The following DNA comes from Girardinichthys multiradiatus isolate DD_20200921_A chromosome 2, DD_fGirMul_XY1, whole genome shotgun sequence.
AGTGGTTCACTCCGACAGAGTTTGAAGCTTTAGCAGGACGAGCGAGCAGCAAAGACTGGAAGAGGAGCATCAGATATGCTGGCAGACCTTTGCTCTGCCTCATACAGGTATTCAACAGTGAAAGTGCTAGATTATAGGACTACAACTGTGCTGAATGGTTTCATGTTGAACAAAGCATTCGAGTGTTCTCCATTGTCGTGCAGGTCTGCTGATTCTAAACAGAAAGCTGGAAAATGTTTCTGCCTGCTCTGTATTTAaacttgtgtgtgtttgtgtgcttttaGGAACATATCCTGAACCCTCATGCTGCTTCTTGTACCTGTGCAGCCTGCTGTGATGACCTGACACATGTGAGTGAGCAAGACTGGTCTTAGTTGGCCTGTAAGGTTCAAGACATTCCATCATCAAGGAAAACATTCATAGACTAGAGGAATACTAATGGAATAGGGTAAATGGCATAGACTACAGCTTCCTGGCCAACTAaggttttcatattttctatATGCCTAAATCTAAACTAAAATCTGAAACTGCACTGCCTCAGTGaggcaaaaaaacatttgtaagaGCTCTGTAGAAATGTTCAACTCTCTAGATGGCTAAAGCTGTTAGCGTTTTAAATATAGATGTTATATAGACGTCATATAGAGGTTTAATAATACATGTAACTAATATACAAAGCGAGGTGTAACAAAATCTCATGTCATAATATTAAACATCAGAAGACTTTGTGAAAGGGATGTCTGCACTCCTCTATCTATGCCTGAGACTCCTATTATGGACTAAGACAGGAAGTAGTTCTTGAACTGTCCCGCGAACAATGACTTCTTATTGAGCTGACCGACAACACTTGTTACCTAAACATTGAAAATGCCCTAAACACTTTTAAATCACTTGTGTGGCAGAAATTTGTGCATtcagtagaaaaaaataaacagtgacagagtAATCAGCAAGATAAGAATGATTTGTAAGCACTGTGAAAAAACTGCAACTGGCCGGTGTCCTGCATGCTGTAGATTTACCCCTAGTTCAGCACATCTGAATCCAATGATTGAGTCATTAGCATGTTCCTGCAAAACCTAATGACAAGCTAAGAAGCTATTTAAGGCTGAATATGCTGTGTTGGTACAGGAACACATCTAAAATATACAGGGTTATTTCACAGTTCTTATTTACTCTGGACTGCATTTGTTAACCTCTGGTTAAAAATCTATCAAATTGGGTCTGTATGATGTAAAAGTGATTTGCTTTGTTGCTTTGCAGGAAAAAACCTCTCTGGGGTGTTTTTGCATGAAATCGGCATGCTTCACTGTGCATGCGTGGTTTCTCTTCAGGTACTTCGACATCACCCTGAAGTCCAAAAACATCAGTGTTAGATTAACTTGTCTCTCTAAGTTGCCCCTAAGGTCAATTTATGCTCCCCTTTTCACAAGTAAATAGGGTTGCCTGTTTCTAATGTTGCAAAGTGTCACAGACCTCATGCTTTCAATGCGTTAAGCTGGCATGTCTGTTTTTCAATGTAGCAACTAGAAGACAGTTCTCAGTTATAATTCAAAGGCTAGTTTCAGACAACAACAAACATGGTGATGGGTGGGAACACTTCACTTTGATAATCTACATTCTCAGAAAGAAAGTAGATGGATGTAGTAGAGTGATGTCGTTTATGTGGCTATTAAATACAACGCGGCATGTAGATGGAGAAGTTCCACCGTTTCTGTCATTGTCTTCTTCTTCGTACGTTTTGCTGATTGCACACCATCTATGCTGCTCCACACTGCCCCTAAATGGGTTTAACCAATACTAGTGGTTGGTTTTGAGCTGGGTAACTCTACACTGTTAaaccattctttaaaacactggTTGACATTTGTAACACAATttgagtaaacaaacaaaaagagtgTTCTTAGCTTCCCCAGTCTTGTGAAATTAGTGTCAGGTGAGTGTCTTTCAATCTCGTCTCGTGAGCTGGACGTATTGTTATACCCCTAAcacataatcataatcataatcatgagaatcaaataattaaatctttatttatccAAAGTTCTTACAAAAAGCTGGGTGGGCTCAACTGTTATATCACATGTTCAAGTGGCAGAATAAGGATTTTCTTATGCAGATGTATTTATCAGTatgcaatgcttttttttatagTCACCAAAGGATGGGGACTCTCTGTCACCAGAAAGTATCACCATGGTAAgtgattattgtttttctgtcccTATGATGTAAAGATTCTACTTACTTTTAACCTGTTGCCTGTGTCGttggggaaaaataaaaaacgtttCAGTAGGAAGGTTGCCTAAGTGTGCACACCCTTAGATGTGTTCCCACTTTAGGAAACCTTTTTCTGGGGCCATTATTAACCCCCACCCTGTATCTCCATCCCCATTTACCTGGGTTAAAAACAAATGACCAGGGTAGAAATTTACACCAGTAAAGGCCCTGGTAGTGAAGGTAGTACTTTATCAGGAACGTTTGAGAGGGGCCCATCTGGAGACACTGCATCTAGCAGATTACTGGAGGAGGCACCTGTTTTCTGCTTGTTTTTATATTAGATCCACTGATAttgtataaattattattacctctggcagatttaaataaaacatcattttcatttagccaagaagtttgtttctggtaGAAAACGACACTAGTATCTCtcagaaaatgtggaaaatataaaagaaaaaaaaaggtttttatttatattaatttctttaaatggaAATTTATATGTCCAAAAGTACTGATACCTTCTCAATAATCCAATGAACAATTATTATTGGCATTACAGAAAACAAACTCTTCTCATAATTGCTGAAGAGCTTTCTGTTTTGGCTGGTATTTTGAAGATACGTATATATTTGCTGATTGGAGTACTTACAACCTACCTCATGCTTTTTTTATATTGGCTGGGATAAAAACAAGATAGAAGCAAGTGAAGGCAATCACTTTTAGGGTTACCAAGCTCCAGGTAATGAAGCCTCCTCAAAGCTAGAAGCACACACACTAAGCCAAATAGTGCTGTCATGCAGTTGTATATCGCTCAATAGGTTTCAGGCATTTACTTTGATAACTGGATGTTTTGTGTAATTAATTCTTAAAACAGCATTATTGCTTTAAATAATGATGATCAATTATCTTCATAACAGCTGATAAAAAATCAGGGGATATCCCTAACAAACCGGATCTAGCCAGTGCTCACATGGGGCTTTGTTACAATTCCCTTCACAAACAAATGACCCTTCACCTATTGgataaagaaaaatgcattttgctACATAAGGTGTTGACTGGCCTAATCTAAGAACCATCAATCTGACAGCAGACGTCTGTAGGAACACAGAACCAATAGGAACAGCTTGTAGTACCAGAACATACGCCTTAGCGAAGCTGAAATGAGAGAAAACTGTACTGCAGCACAAAGCGCACATTATGGCTTATTGATTGTCAATCCATAAAAATGCTTCGATCAAACCAATGCCTGAGaaagaaatgtttatttctgtaaagTAGTATTATTCCAGAGGTGCTATCTCTGTGTAGAGGAGATGTGTTTGTGAATGATTATCTTATATGCTTAAATGTGTTGCTTGTGAAAATTGAACAGTTCAcctgtaatttttattttgtatatgcACATTTATTGATCAAAGACAAATTTAAGTATAAAATTATACAGGAaggagatttttattttaaaaactgttttcgcCTCAATATTGGATGTAATCTGCTAACATTATGATggattttttaaagacaaggtGGAAAGGTAGACAAACGACATAGCTCCTCAAAGAAATCCCATTACAATTATAAGATCACACGTTTCTGACATGCTCCCGCCATCTAGAGGAGCTCCGCCAGATACAGTGTCTGCAGGCAAGCGTTGCATGCAGCAGAACAGGAGAAGGGTCCGGCAACAGACACTGTGTCAATCAGTAAGCGgaagaaattaataaaaaaatacataattccTAGCATGGGAATGGCTTCAAGACggctaaaataataattttttagcTCTTAGCAAGCAGTCGCtgtactttaaataaaattttgtaagatgtttttttttaacaaagactGTAGTAAAAAGCCATACAAATATAAATGTCTTATTATTGCTACACTCCAGTTGCTGAGGCATGAACCGTTTAACTGGTTCAGACAAGACTAGAAGTCACATTGaatgttttattcaaaaatgCAGTTTGAAGCAAGAAAGAAACCAAATCTTCTAAAATGGTGTTTGTCTCAAGAATCTCATCAGCACTCATTTAATGCACGAATGCTGATGGATGCTTTTTTTGTCCAGACCGGCCCTGTCCGCCTCTTTGTCCCTTACAAGAGACGGAAGAAGGACAATGAGCTTCCAGTTGTACCAGTCAAGAAGGATCTCAGCCCCCTAAAGAACATCCAACTGACTCCAGGGACAACATGTATGTCGCAGGAATAACCTTTCATGTGTGATTAATGGCTcagaataaattaacttttaactGATGTATGGTTTATGATTTGAGCCCAAGCAACATAGCTCTTATctatgggggaaatttactgccaaaaatcaagagcacatattttcaatttgagagcaggatttcattctgcgtgtactcaaacttagtaaggcttgcactcaaaacttctgcattttttcaaatatactctgttctctctcaaatctttgtttctggaaacaaaggaaacaagCAGCCCTGGTAGGGctgcaagaaagaaaaaaaagcatccaTATTTTTCTGTTCCTGCAACTTATTCTTGACACATTCTGAGCAGATCACTGATCTTGCATGGTGTCCATTAAATATTGTGTAAATGGTCATACATTTATAGTTACCACACTGCAGTGTGAGGGACCTTTGAGATCTTTCCAGGAGTTTTGCACTTGAGTTATTGTGAAGTATGAAATGTCCTGGAAACTATTGTGTCATGTGTGCCTTTTTCTAACAGTCACAGTGTCCCCGTCAGGACAGTTTGCTACCTCTAGCACGTTGACCTTTGATCGTGCGCCAACAAGCGACGCTGCCTCAGCTGCCATCATCTCAGACGAGACGGCGCAGAGTGACGTGTTTGCCGGTACCACAGGTATGGttacagtgttttgttttgttttttatcaaaattggaaaatattattttacaaggGTAGTTTGAAAATAACCAAATGTTACTTTTTTGAGAATTCATACAAGGATAGAGATCAGCAATTTATTTGGTACacctttttatttgctttttgaaACAAATAGCAAAACAGGCATCATCTTAATGCTGAAGTTTAAATCCAGCATAAGAATGGGGTAGAAAAGGGGatttttaagtgactttgaacgtggcctggttgttggtgccaggcGGGATGGTCTGAGTTTTTCAGagactgctgatctactgggattttcaccaacaactggaactgtttttgaagaatggtcagaaaaagagaaaatctcCATTGAGCAGCAGTTGTGTTGATGAAAATAGGTTGACAACAgtaggcaacagtaactcaaataatctACATAGTGTTCAGAATACCATCACACGTTGAACCTTGAAGGAGCAGAAGACTCCTGTCAGCTTAGAATGGGAAACCGAGGCTACAATTCCCACAGGCTCATCAAACTTGGACAATAACAGACTGGTAAAGCCCTGCATGGTCTGATGATTcttgatttcagctgcaacattctgATGGTAAGACCACAGCCTGGAGTAAGCAACTTGAAAGCATCAATAATTCAGGCTTGTAGTAATGATTTAATTCCCCTATAATGCAGAATATTTTCTTGGTACATTTTGGGCCAATAAGTACCATCTGAGTAgtttaaacaccacagcctacctgagtgtgGCTGAACTTTATAAGTGCATTGTACCCACTATTTGTTGGCTACtcccagcaggataatgatctgTGTCACAAAGCCACCAGAAATAATCTTAAACTGGTTTCTTAAACATGACTGTGGGTCAGAACAAATCTCAGTCCAGTAGACCACCTATGGGATGCGGTAGTATCTGGCATCATGTAGGTGCAGCTGGCAAGTCTGCAGCAAGTAACTGAAGTAACTGTCTTTCTGCGCCATGCCCTTATGGatgaccgatcctgacaaaataaaaacagaaatacatatattttccttttccttacacatgcctttgttctttttacatttcctcgtctctctttttcctttaccgtatgcatttctgcttcattatgcaaattaggagggctgccttcttctctccagctcctctcctattggtcaataaacaggaagaaggaggatccatgtgcaggccgagggtgtgtcccaattcaggggctggatccttccaagtagTGGGccgattacatcacagcgcggcgcggaaggtctgtcagatgctgccgacaaatgtgtccttcttttgcccgatttgaaggatgcgttgtgagtatccttcgcggtccaacttttcccatgattcattacGGGTcaaagcggtttggtcaaacaggggcagccatggcggaccacagtggcaaaagctgtgagtaaactgtgaaaaattacactttctgtgacacaaattaacttttacaatgtttttagtgcgggaatataactgtgtagacgtgaaaaatctgcttgatttatcaagacatcacttaatttcaaacgtgctccgacgtgttcggagttttccgctcccaccgtagtaactgccggcttgcttcgccagccctaccggtggtggggcgagctagacccggtagagatctgactggactatcggcactgagctcctgctggcagtcatcacagtgaacgttaaacacaagtgatttctaacagtttatgttagtgttattttaatgtattgtctcatttgttcatgtaagtcgatttgacattacaggtgatattaacgctaagaaatatttttatttgtgtgtgacatgagaacttctgaacatactttatatttccttttcatattgtcccacttttttttgggcctgcaagggggtgaccttcccctggtggcccatcttctccagaattgtcctaaacaagcaaaaggaaagagggaaaaccaaaagaagaatgttaatcactggatggatatttatgaaagttagaaagataggagttattgaaactggacagaaactgactgcaaagaatgttgttattgtacctccaagccacggtggctgagtttttatctccagtaaaaaggtgctCATTCTCACCCTTGAGCTTAATAAattggcccgtctgctcctttgtccctaaacaacaataaaaaacccatcttgcttaaaatcagtgtaaaaaaagcctttttttaaattttaaatttatcttaatttgcagaaaatattaaaatatttctactcaaatgcctaaaacaagctctttcaaacttttcacttctttactgagatttccttgcatttgaaagtgtatttctcttcagctgtacctggaatcacgaattataatgctagctgatttataaacacatatagcacatttcttcatcaaaaatgaatatttaaaagcttatttattctcaatcacactctccagcgatacggtaggattacataaaatcatccatttattcaggttaactctaatatcacctgtaatgtcaaatcgacttacatgaacaaatgacacaatacattaaaataacactaacataaactgttagaaatcacttgtgtttaacgttcactgtgatgactggtagcaggagctcagtgccgatagaccggtcagatctctaccgggtctagcttgctggcgaggcaagccggcaaATACTATTGGATCGGTAAACTCCGAACATGTCGGAGcatgtttgaaattaagcgatgtcttgataaatcaagctgATTTTTcatgtctacacagttatattctcgtactaaaaacattgtaaaagttcatttgtgtcacagaaagtgtaatttttcacagacCAATccgctttgacccgcaatgaatcatgggaaaagatggaccgcgaaggatactcacaacgcatccttcaaatcgggcaaaagaaggacacatttgtcggcagcatttgacagaccttacgtgccgcgctgtgatgtaatcagcccacaagtacgcacttggaaggatccagcccctgaattgggacacaccctcggcctgcacatggatcctccttcttcctgtttattgaccaatagtagaggagctggagagaagaaggcagccctcctcatttgcataatggaggagaaatgcatacggtaaaggaaaaagagagacgaggaaatgtaaaaagaacaaaggcatgtctaaggaaaaggaaaaagaaaatatatgtatttctgctttaatttttaatttggtCAGGATCAGTCCTCCATACATTTCAGGTCAGTGAGGCCCAGTTTATGAGGAGTTTTTAGTACAGCAGGTTAAATGTACAGAATCAGATTTAATACCCAAAATAATTTCAGCTGCCAGATATTCCTGGCCAATGTTGGCCAATTTTAAGAATATCTATTTAAGCAGAAGGCTTAGAAATGATAGCTAATGATTCATATTTAAACTGGAAAATATTTATCAAGTTCTCGATGTGTGACACAGCTCAATCTACTATGGGAAATATCTTCATAGGAAGCTGCTGCAGTTATTCACAGGGCTCTCCTGACTCCTGCATTGActcaactgaaataaaaatcatgtcctgctttgtaaatattttctgaGAACAGAGAAATTGAGAAGTTTGATCTGATGCAGTCCACAAATTTGGTTTGAAGCACACATTTTACACTTTAGAATAGATCATTTGTTGCTCAAAAATGCTCAAACACGGTCTTGGAATTTGGATCTTAATCTTAATGTGGTGTAAATGGGCAGAAACTTTCTTAAAACTGGTGTAAGACATCTTAGTTTAAATCAATCTCAGTTGCTGCTGAATAGCTAAAGGTTTTCAGACAATGTACAAGAACTTGAAGAGTTCTTGatctattaaaagaaaaactattaaTAAATAGTAGCTGGGATAATCAGCAAGTCATTGAAGCATAATGGGATAATCATGCTCATGCAGAGTCCAGTTCTATCCCTTAAACAAGCTGGTGGTCTAGTTTAAGTAAATTTCTCTTTGGTTGCTTGTTAACAGcttctcatttaaaaacagtccTGTGATATTCCTCTGCCTGTGTCTTGCTTTCAGTGCTCACAGCATTGCCAGCGCTGGCTGTTGCTCCTCAATCGATCCAAGCCAAAGTAGCAGTGGCCTCCGCAGCATCATCTCCGTCTGCAACACTAGTGGCGGGACTGGAGGTGGCGCCTGTGGGGGGCGGATGTTCGGCAGTGAACGAGGGCGAGAAGAACACGTGGGTTTACCTAGAGGAACTCGCTAACACGCTGATGAACAATGTGCAGCAGCTGAAAGCTCTGATAGAACAGGCCAAAAACTCTGCTGGGGAGACAGGAGGGGTCAAAGATCAGGGAAGCAGAAAGGAGGTGAGGCCACACACTCAATTAGAGGTTCTAGTAATTAGATACAAACGCTCAAACAACTCAGtgacttacagtgccttgcaaaagttttaagaACTGTGCAATATGTCCTGTTACCGccacaaacttgaatgtattttattgggattttctgtgATTGACCAACccaaagtagtacataactgTGAAGGAAAAGGAAATGATACgggttttgatttatttatttttttacaaataaaagtctgaagtCTGgtttgcatatgtattcagtccCTTTGATTTGGTTTAGTACTACCAAcagccttcagaagtcacctaattagtaaatagagacCTCCTGTATGTAATTTAGTCTGactataaatacagctgtcaTCTGAAGGagttttttttagagaacattagtaaagaAACAttgtcatgaagaccaagggacatAGCAAACAAGGGATCAGGTccgttgtggagaagtttaaagtaggtCTGATTATTAAACCATGTTCCGAGTTTTGAAAATATCACAGAGcattgtttaatccatcatccaaaaatggtAAGTAATATGTAAgtaactgcaaacctaccaagtcatttctgtccaactaaactgacaggctcAGCAAAAGAAGCATTACTCAACAAAGAACCCACGAGGCCCATGGTAGATCTGTGgtttttatggaagagtagtaGGAGGAAAGCCAATGTTGAAAGAAACTTATAAGGAATCctgtttgctacaagccatgtagggcacacagaaaacatgtgataaaagatgctctggtcagatgaaaatgtatatttttggtCCACATTAAAAATGCtatttgtggcagaaaactaacaatgcatatcaccctgaaaacaccatcctcTATGGTAAAACATAGTGGTAGGATAATGCTGCTTCagtgcttttcctcagcatgggcAAGGACATTGGTCAGAGTTGGAGGCATGATGGATAAAGTTAAACACAGGACTATCACAACAGAaaagctgttagaggctgtaaaacacttgagactgggataGAGGTTCCCTTTCAGAAGGACAGGGatcttaaacatacagccagagctaaaaaGGGAACGATCAGATCAAAGcaagaattaaaaaatactgtTCACAGTCCCTCTCTCTCTAACCTAACTGAGCCTGAGCTAcgtttttagctttttatttgtaaaaaacatttaaaccaaaTACTATTTTCAGTCCACTTTACAGAAATTTGCACTAATTTGTGTATTTAtataaaatcacataaaaaaagaattttatTGTGAAAACGTGTAAAAGGTCCAATAAGTAtggatacttttgtaaggcactagATAATATTTAGAAAAGTTTGGATAATAACTTAATAAGTGTCTgaatatttgtgttttcatcTTTAGTGTGGCCTTGGTCAGCCGTTTCAAAGCCACATCTCGTTTCAACAGCCAGATGACTCAGAGCCCAAGAGGAACTCTGACATCACAGAGATCATCATCAATGTATAAAAAACTTAACTTCCACAATGTCAGTGAGGCTATGAAATATCCTCAGTAGCCTGAAAtgttctgttctggttctgcaggagaTGTGTGTGAACTGTGGTCGGATGGCAATGAGCGAGTGTACAGGCTGTCGCAAAGTCAATTACTGTTCCACGTTCTGTCAGAGGAAGGTGGGTCTCACATGACCACTTTTAAATTAGTTCTTTTCTCTatgaatgtgaaaatgtgttttcagttcAATAATGCCCTTTTCCAAGATGCTCACAAAGTGGCTCCCTGGCACTATGGGTCatagaaaaaacagccataccaAACAAGCATGGACTCGTCATCACTTTTAAAGTATACCATGTATGGTTGTCAAAATAATGACATCCCACCACATACTGTTGCCCCTCTATTAAACTGGGGAAACGCATCCTGATGGGTCTAAACACCCCGTCAGACACTTGTTCCTCCTCTGTTAAACTGGGGAAACGCATCCTGATGGGTCTAAACACCCCGTCAGACACTTGTTCCCCCTCTGTTAAACTGGGGAAACGCATCCTGATGGGTCTAAACACCCCGTCAGACACTTGTTCCTCCTCTGTTAAACTGGGGAAATCATTCCTGATGGGTCTAAACACCCCGTCAGACACTTGTTCCTCCTCTGTTAAACTGGGGAAATCATTCCTGATGGGTCTAAACACCCCGTCAGACACTTGTTCCTCCTCTGTTAAACTGGGGAAATCATTCCTGATGGGTCTAAACACCCCGTCAGACACTTGTTCCCCCTCTGTTAAACTGGGGAAACGCATCCTGATGGGTCTAAACACCCCGTCAGACACTTGTTCCCCCTCTGTTAAACTGGGGAAACGCATCCTGATGGGTCTAAACACCCCGTCAGACACTTGTTCCCCCTCTATTAAACTGGGGAAATC
Coding sequences within:
- the deaf1 gene encoding deformed epidermal autoregulatory factor 1 homolog isoform X1; amino-acid sequence: MDEAASATKALGLDEPPIDGSPVEGVGSETESEAEVATMAVMAEPGNIVMRAEPLPNSDEAEAAFAEVTAVTVADVQAEDNVFTTTVATSGSLPEHVLSGRTTLQLGEGLGTQKATLIVVHTDGSIVEAAGLKSAATITSGPQTPPTPLTPLQDKDSYSKYNWDPSVYNNELPVRCRNTSGVLYKNRLGSGGKGRCIKHNHQWFTPTEFEALAGRASSKDWKRSIRYAGRPLLCLIQEHILNPHAASCTCAACCDDLTHSPKDGDSLSPESITMTGPVRLFVPYKRRKKDNELPVVPVKKDLSPLKNIQLTPGTTFTVSPSGQFATSSTLTFDRAPTSDAASAAIISDETAQSDVFAGTTVLTALPALAVAPQSIQAKVAVASAASSPSATLVAGLEVAPVGGGCSAVNEGEKNTWVYLEELANTLMNNVQQLKALIEQAKNSAGETGGVKDQGSRKECGLGQPFQSHISFQQPDDSEPKRNSDITEIIINEMCVNCGRMAMSECTGCRKVNYCSTFCQRKDWKDHQHLCCQSSSGGVAVQEEEPITAIDMDKVK
- the deaf1 gene encoding deformed epidermal autoregulatory factor 1 homolog isoform X4: MDEAASATKALGLDEPPIDGSPVEGVGSETESEAEVATMAVMAEPGNIVMRAEPLPNSDEAEAAFAEVTAVTVADVQAEDNVFTTTVATSGSLPEHVLSGRTTLQLGEGLGTQKATLIVVHTDGSIVEAAGLKSAATITSGPQTPPTPLTPLQDKDSYSKYNWDPSVYNNELPVRCRNTSGVLYKNRLGSGGKGRCIKHNHQWFTPTEFEALAGRASSKDWKRSIRYAGRPLLCLIQEHILNPHAASCTCAACCDDLTHSPKDGDSLSPESITMTGPVRLFVPYKRRKKDNELPVVPVKKDLSPLKNIQLTPGTTFTVSPSGQFATSSTLTFDRAPTSDAASAAIISDETAQSDVFAGTTVLTALPALAVAPQSIQAKVAVASAASSPSATLVAGLEVAPVGGGCSAVNEGEKNTWVYLEELANTLMNNVQQLKALIEQAKNSAGETGGVKDQGSRKEDWKDHQHLCCQSSSGGVAVQEEEPITAIDMDKVK
- the deaf1 gene encoding deformed epidermal autoregulatory factor 1 homolog isoform X2, with product MCSCKLPTRVPHYSLSGKRRSVSPVEQQRGGCKFFRQLTSPTSRLLYPLSSASLLLVEVTAVTVADVQAEDNVFTTTVATSGSLPEHVLSGRTTLQLGEGLGTQKATLIVVHTDGSIVEAAGLKSAATITSGPQTPPTPLTPLQDKDSYSKYNWDPSVYNNELPVRCRNTSGVLYKNRLGSGGKGRCIKHNHQWFTPTEFEALAGRASSKDWKRSIRYAGRPLLCLIQEHILNPHAASCTCAACCDDLTHSPKDGDSLSPESITMTGPVRLFVPYKRRKKDNELPVVPVKKDLSPLKNIQLTPGTTFTVSPSGQFATSSTLTFDRAPTSDAASAAIISDETAQSDVFAGTTVLTALPALAVAPQSIQAKVAVASAASSPSATLVAGLEVAPVGGGCSAVNEGEKNTWVYLEELANTLMNNVQQLKALIEQAKNSAGETGGVKDQGSRKECGLGQPFQSHISFQQPDDSEPKRNSDITEIIINEMCVNCGRMAMSECTGCRKVNYCSTFCQRKDWKDHQHLCCQSSSGGVAVQEEEPITAIDMDKVK
- the deaf1 gene encoding deformed epidermal autoregulatory factor 1 homolog isoform X3; this encodes MQVLQTADIPNIQAIVPFVLSIPSSKVTAVTVADVQAEDNVFTTTVATSGSLPEHVLSGRTTLQLGEGLGTQKATLIVVHTDGSIVEAAGLKSAATITSGPQTPPTPLTPLQDKDSYSKYNWDPSVYNNELPVRCRNTSGVLYKNRLGSGGKGRCIKHNHQWFTPTEFEALAGRASSKDWKRSIRYAGRPLLCLIQEHILNPHAASCTCAACCDDLTHSPKDGDSLSPESITMTGPVRLFVPYKRRKKDNELPVVPVKKDLSPLKNIQLTPGTTFTVSPSGQFATSSTLTFDRAPTSDAASAAIISDETAQSDVFAGTTVLTALPALAVAPQSIQAKVAVASAASSPSATLVAGLEVAPVGGGCSAVNEGEKNTWVYLEELANTLMNNVQQLKALIEQAKNSAGETGGVKDQGSRKECGLGQPFQSHISFQQPDDSEPKRNSDITEIIINEMCVNCGRMAMSECTGCRKVNYCSTFCQRKDWKDHQHLCCQSSSGGVAVQEEEPITAIDMDKVK